AACGTCCTGTCAGTTGCTGCCTTTATGAGTACAGGCCGCGCCATTAGTGGCTCTCGTCGCCAGCCTGCGGCACCGTGTCGATGGCATTGTCTCGAATCTCGGCGACAAAATCGTAGCTGTCGCCGGGAAACCAGGAGCGGGTGAACTCAACCCGCTCATCCCGCCCACTGATGCCGATACGCTCTATATAAAGCACGGCACTGTCTGCACTGATCTGCAGCAGGTTGGCTCGTTCTGCATCAATGGATACCGCACGCAGTCGCTGCAATGCCCGCACCGGGCGCACACCCTGCTGATCCATCAGACGGTAGAGGGAGTCTTCCACCATGAAGGGATTGGAAATAAACCGGCAGGGCACCGCGGCCCACTCCAGGGCCATGGGCTGATTGTTGGCGTAGCGCAGTCGGTAAAAGCGCACCACTTCCTCACCCTCAGCCAGTTGCAGCGCCCGGCGTTCGTCTTCATGGGCAATCCCCAGTGACCGGTCCAGCCAGCGCGAATGAGTGACCTTGCCACGCTCCTGCATGACCTCGGTGAAGCTCTTCAGCCGGTTGAGCGGCTGCTCGACCCGCTCACTGACGAACGTGCCCGCGCCCTGACGCTGGATACAGATGCCGTCCTCAACCAGACGATCAATCGCTCGCCGCACCGTAACCCGCGACACTTCCATCTGGGTGGCGATATCACGCTCCGATGGCAAAGCCTCTCCCGCCCGCAGCCGCCCTTCCTGAATGGTGCGGCTGATCAGGGTATAGAGCTGCAAGTACAGCGGCGTTGCGGTATCCCGTAATTGTTCCGGATGGCCAATCAGGCTGGTGACAAGCTCTTCTTTCATCTATCTACCCACTACTGTCTCTTCACCACTGAGTGTTGTACTGCTGGTAAAGAATCCCTGTCAGGCTGTTGTAATTCGATCTGCGAAACCGAAGACGGCAGGACAAGCTGCCCGCCCTGCTTCTGGAACGTGTGCACGATCTCAGCTTTTAAGCAGACGTGGCAGCGCCATGCCATTCTTATCAAACAGATGCGCCATGCCCGGCTTGAAGCCAAAACGAATCTGGCTGTGCACGGCAATCTCCTCATGGCCATCGACCTTGAGTACCAGATCCTGCCCGGCACCATTGCTGGTGTAGACGTAAGTGGCCTCACCCAGCTCTTCGGTCAGGGTAACCTCCCCGACAAAGCAGGTGGGTAACTCCGTCCCCAGGCTCAGATGCTCAGGGCGCACTCCCAGAGAGACCGGATCACCGGACTGCAACTGGCTGCCATCCACCGCCACCTCTGCCAGAACGCCGCATTCTAGCATGACCGACACGCCGCTCGCCGACGCCTGTTGTACCTTACCGGCGAGCACATTCATCTTCGGTGAACCGATAAACTGAGCAACAAACAGGGTTTGGGGATGGTGGTACAAACTGAGGGGCGCGCCACACTGTTCAATGCGACCACCGTTCATCACCACAATCTTGTCCCCCAGCGTCATGGCTTCCACCTGATCGTGGGTGACATAGACGATGGTAGCTCCAAGCTCCTGATGCAGCTTGCCCAGCTCCACCCGGGTCTGCACCCGCAGCGAGGCATCGAGGTTGGACAGCGGCTCATCAAACAGAAAAACCTTGGGATCACGCACGATGGCACGGCCAATGGCCACACGCTGCCGCTGTCCGCCGGACAGCTCGCGCGGCAGGCGATGCAGCAGATGATCAATCTTCAGCTTGCGGGCAGCCTCTTCCACCTTCTTCTGCATATCGGCCTTGCTGGCTCCGGCAATTTTCAGCCCGAACGCCATGTTCTTGAATACCGACATGTGGGGATACAGCGCATAGGACTGAAACACCATGGCGATACCGCGCCTGGCTGGCGGCTGGTGATTCACGACCACATCATCGATCAGCAGCTCACCGTCGCTGATCTCCTCCAGCCCGGCCAGCAGACGCAGCAGGGTCGACTTGCCACAGCCCGACTCGCCCACCAGCACCACAAACTCACCGTGTTGAATGTCCAGATCGATACCATGCAGGACTTTAACCTCGTTAAAGCGTTTCTGCAGGTTCTTCAGCTGTACTTTGGCCATCTTGTTGTTTACCTCACATTCACTCGCTAACTGATCTTGTCTCTCGCACACCCGTTCATCCAGGCGTGTAGTCACTTACTTCACGGCTCCGGCGGTCAGACCGCGGATCAGCTGACGCGAGAAGATCAGGTACAACACCAGCACCGGGACAATGGCCAGGGTGAGGGATGACAGCACCGCATTCCAGTCTGTTACGTACTGCCCGACGAACTGCTGGACGCCCAGCGTAATGGTGCGGCTTTCCTCACCCGGAGCGAGAATCAGCGGGAACCACAGGTCGTTCCAGATCGGGATCATGGTGAACACGGCCACTGTCGCCATGGCTGGGCGCAGCAGCGGCAGGATCACCGCAAAGAAGATCTTGTATTCACTGATGCCATCACAGCGGGCCGCCTCTTTCAGCTCCTTGGGTATGGTGCGGATAAACTCCGAAAGGATATACACCGCCAGCGGTAACCCCTGGGCAATGTAGACCAGTACCAGCGCGGTCAGCGTGTTGACCAGATGCAGCTGCACCATCAGGTTGAGAATACTGACCGTGCCCAGACGAATCGGAATCATGATGCCCATGGCAAACAGGAAGGCCAGCAGCAGATTGCCGCGGAAGCGGTATTCCGTCAGCGCCCAGGCGGCCATCGCCCCCAGCAACAGCACCAGTCCCACTGCCAGAATGGTCACTACCAGACTGTTACAGGCATAGAGGCCAAAGTCTGAGCGCAGTAATACCTGTTCAAAACCACCCAGATTGAGCGTATCCAGCGAAGGCAGGCCGAGGGGGTCACGGAAGATCGCCTTGCGGCTCTTCAGTGAGTTGATCAGCACCAGCAGAATAGGAAACAGCGCAATCACGGTATAGGTCAGCAGTACCGCATGCACAGCCAGCGCCTTGCCGGTCTGGGCGCCACGCTGCCACCCGCCTGAGGCAGGCTGTGAGCGATCGAAAAAGAGTGCTTTCATGCTGCCCCCTTACAACTGGAATCGGTTAATACGGCGCTGCACCACCAGCAGGAAGACCATGACTCCGGCGAGGATGATCAGGAACATCAGCGTGGCCACGGCGGCCCCCATGGTGGGGCTGCCCTGCTGCAGCTGGAAGCCAAAGAAGGTGCGATAGAACAGCGTTCCCATGATGTCGGTGGAGAAATTCGGCCCGGCCAGCGCCCCCTTCACGGCATAGATCAGCTCAAAAGCGTTGAAGTTGGCGACAAAGGTGAGAATCGACACCATGGCGATGGTCGGCAGAATCAGTGGCAGTTTGACGTAAAAGAAGGTCTGCAGCGGATTGGCGCCGTCCACCACACTGGCATCGACAATTTCATCGGGAATATTCAGCAGCGAGGCGTAGATCAGCATCATCGGGATACCAACAAACTGCCAGACCGAAATCAGCCCGAGGGTAATCAGTGCCGTACCTTCCTTCCCCAGCCAGCTGTCGAAATGATTGCCAAGGCCGATGCCATACATGAAGTTCTCGGCAATGCCCCAGATCGGGCTGAGGATCAGCTGCCAGATAAAACCGATGATGACCACTGACAGCATGGTCGGCATAAAGATCAGGGTGCGGTAGGTGTTGCGCAGACGCAGCTTGGGCAGGCTCAGCAACACGGCCAGCAGCAGCCCGATAGGATTCTGCAGCAGCATATGGATGAAGAAGAACTCGAAGTTATTCTTCAGGGCATTCCAGAACGCATCGGACCAGGTGCTGTCCGTCAGCAGGGTGACAAAATTGCGCAGCCCCACAAAGGCGTGACCACCATCGGCCGCGTCTCCGTAGAAACTCATACGCAGGGTATCCAGCAGTGGATAAACGCTGAACACCAGATAAATCGCAAGTCCCGGCAGCAGGAAAAACAGAATATGCCACGGGAAAGGGCGACGTTCAGAGTGCTTCATCAAACTGTACCTCGGGACGAACGTGGTGGGCTGCGGAGCGTTTCCGC
This Pokkaliibacter sp. MBI-7 DNA region includes the following protein-coding sequences:
- a CDS encoding GntR family transcriptional regulator, whose amino-acid sequence is MKEELVTSLIGHPEQLRDTATPLYLQLYTLISRTIQEGRLRAGEALPSERDIATQMEVSRVTVRRAIDRLVEDGICIQRQGAGTFVSERVEQPLNRLKSFTEVMQERGKVTHSRWLDRSLGIAHEDERRALQLAEGEEVVRFYRLRYANNQPMALEWAAVPCRFISNPFMVEDSLYRLMDQQGVRPVRALQRLRAVSIDAERANLLQISADSAVLYIERIGISGRDERVEFTRSWFPGDSYDFVAEIRDNAIDTVPQAGDESH
- the ugpC gene encoding sn-glycerol-3-phosphate ABC transporter ATP-binding protein UgpC; this encodes MAKVQLKNLQKRFNEVKVLHGIDLDIQHGEFVVLVGESGCGKSTLLRLLAGLEEISDGELLIDDVVVNHQPPARRGIAMVFQSYALYPHMSVFKNMAFGLKIAGASKADMQKKVEEAARKLKIDHLLHRLPRELSGGQRQRVAIGRAIVRDPKVFLFDEPLSNLDASLRVQTRVELGKLHQELGATIVYVTHDQVEAMTLGDKIVVMNGGRIEQCGAPLSLYHHPQTLFVAQFIGSPKMNVLAGKVQQASASGVSVMLECGVLAEVAVDGSQLQSGDPVSLGVRPEHLSLGTELPTCFVGEVTLTEELGEATYVYTSNGAGQDLVLKVDGHEEIAVHSQIRFGFKPGMAHLFDKNGMALPRLLKS
- a CDS encoding carbohydrate ABC transporter permease; this translates as MKALFFDRSQPASGGWQRGAQTGKALAVHAVLLTYTVIALFPILLVLINSLKSRKAIFRDPLGLPSLDTLNLGGFEQVLLRSDFGLYACNSLVVTILAVGLVLLLGAMAAWALTEYRFRGNLLLAFLFAMGIMIPIRLGTVSILNLMVQLHLVNTLTALVLVYIAQGLPLAVYILSEFIRTIPKELKEAARCDGISEYKIFFAVILPLLRPAMATVAVFTMIPIWNDLWFPLILAPGEESRTITLGVQQFVGQYVTDWNAVLSSLTLAIVPVLVLYLIFSRQLIRGLTAGAVK
- a CDS encoding sugar ABC transporter permease; this translates as MKHSERRPFPWHILFFLLPGLAIYLVFSVYPLLDTLRMSFYGDAADGGHAFVGLRNFVTLLTDSTWSDAFWNALKNNFEFFFIHMLLQNPIGLLLAVLLSLPKLRLRNTYRTLIFMPTMLSVVIIGFIWQLILSPIWGIAENFMYGIGLGNHFDSWLGKEGTALITLGLISVWQFVGIPMMLIYASLLNIPDEIVDASVVDGANPLQTFFYVKLPLILPTIAMVSILTFVANFNAFELIYAVKGALAGPNFSTDIMGTLFYRTFFGFQLQQGSPTMGAAVATLMFLIILAGVMVFLLVVQRRINRFQL